A single genomic interval of Spinacia oleracea cultivar Varoflay chromosome 6, BTI_SOV_V1, whole genome shotgun sequence harbors:
- the LOC130463660 gene encoding uncharacterized protein, whose translation MWKMTQQLAFWRPGEDKWTRPVVDFKISWVLDTCFFNGQFYAIDHLGKVMAFESDIIKSQPRIVIDLIDKGVLFKQTYGKFYLIEVESKLLVLHRHHLLLEDDEINPEKSNEVYWTICFEVIELNLDNGSVKSVEDIGNRAIFIGLNSTFSVEASTDKHGCKPNCIYFIDDNTEYFNHDGLMGRGIDMGIYSLDEGKLIERFYEGPSQFCYTTPPTWVERHGNL comes from the coding sequence ATGTGGAAGATGACCCAACAATTGGCCTTTTGGAGACCCGGTGAAGACAAGTGGACTAGACCCGttgttgattttaaaattagttgGGTGTTGGATACCTGTTTTTTTAATGGACAATTTTATGCCATTGATCATTTAGGAAAGGTTATGGCTTTCGAAAGTGACATCATAAAGAGTCAACCGCGAATCGTTATAGACTTAATAGATAAAGGTGTTCTATTCAAACAAACTTATGGCAAGTTTTACCTGATCGAAGTGGAAAGCAAATTATTGGTGTTACATAGGCATCATCTGTTACTTGAAGATGATGAGATCAATCCGGAGAAATCAAATGAGGTGTATTGGACTATATGTTTTGAGGTTATTGAGTTGAATCTTGACAATGGCAGTGTCAAATCAGTTGAGGATATCGGCAATCGAGCTATTTTTATAGGTCTAAACTCTACCTTTTCGGTAGAAGCATCGACAGATAAACATGGTTGTAAACCTAATTGTATTTATTTTATCGATGACAATACTGAGTATTTTAATCACGATGGTCTCATGGGAAGAGGAATCGATATGGGAATTTACAGCTTAGATGAAGGAAAACTCATTGAGCGGTTTTATGAAGGTCCGTCACAATTTTGTTACACCACTCCACCTACATGGGTGGAACGACATGGGAACTTGTAA
- the LOC110778012 gene encoding uncharacterized protein: MAEIEVSEPKMLVLENPEADYEKMIKELEAKVQAAANVDGIRSGSIEVTSPLTNFTKTVLTKLDVKFWAGRSIHSFPDLKNNTTYLFGQRGTLPEGVKWGYSYATGKESTDRKWVAAFDYVAGKAYCECGPTGPVDWNVVADKLSKSESKMEYVDPIFGGRIVARVAGDQLISTLW, from the exons ATGGCAGAGATCGAAGTGAGCGAACCAAAGATGTTGGTTTTGGAGAATCCAGAAGCTGATTATGAGAAGATGATAAAAGAGTTGGAGGCTAAAGTTCAGGCGGCGGCCAACGTGGATGGAATTCGTAGTGGATCTATTGAAGTGACATCCCCTCTCACAAACTTTACCAAGACAGTGCTAACGAAGCTTGATGTGAAATTTTGGGCTGGTCGTTCGATCCACAGCTTCCCTGATTTGAAAAACAATACCACATACCTTTTTGGCCAGAGAGGCACTCTTCCTGAAGGTGTTAAGTGGGGCTATTCTTATGCTACTGGTAAAGAGTCCACTGATCGTAAGTGGGTTGCCGCTTTTGATTACGTTGCCGGCAAg GCTTATTGTGAATGTGGACCTACTGGTCCAGTTGACTGGAACGTAGTTGCTGATAAGTTGAGTAAGTCTGAAAGCAAGATGGAGTATGTTGACCCCATTTTTGGAGGCAGGATCGTTGCTAGGGTTGCTGGCGACCAACTTATATCAACTCTCTGGTAA
- the LOC110777828 gene encoding uncharacterized protein → MANWSELPQELVRKVATQHIENVEDFEEIGKVCSDWRSATKDVNLCPSKNTQLPWLMLVDPPNSPHRRFYSLSKHMFQKINLPQHDDDDDDDDDDDHVRYFSSKGWLISLSMKNRNITLFDPASGKLIKLPSVPLNMLWYGDWYDDSYLGHFSKFILSGIPSSCDDDFTVAMMFDGNQQLAFWRPGEQKWTKPVVDFDINWMLDTCFFYGEFYAIDHFGKVMAFGSQISNRQPRIVVDLIDQGVLFKQTNGMFYLVQVESKLLVVHRHHLLLDNHERNPENTNEVCWTICFEVFELNVDNGKLKSVEGVGNQAIFIGLNSTFSVEASSGKRGCKPNCIYFIDDNTEYFQEDAVLMGGGIDMGIYSLDEGKLIERFYEGPSQFCFTTPPIWVERRGNI, encoded by the coding sequence ATGGCAAATTGGAGTGAACTCCCTCAAGAACTCGTGAGAAAAGTTGCAACTCAGCACATAGAAAATGtggaagattttgaagaaattggAAAAGTTTGTTCTGATTGGAGATCTGCAACAAAGGATGTCAACTTGTGTCCTTCAAAAAACACCCAACTTCCTTGGTTGATGCTAGTTGACCCTCCTAACAGTCCACACCGCAGATTTTACAGCCTCTCAAAACACATGTTTCAAAAAATCAATTTGCCCCAACATGACGATGACGATGACGATGACGATGACGATGACCATGTGAGGTATTTCTCTTCGAAAGGTTGGCTTATTTCTTTGAGTATGAAAAACCGTAATATCACCCTTTTCGATCCCGCCTCCGGCAAATTAATCAAGCTACCAAGTGTTCCACTCAATATGCTATGGTACGGCGATTGGTATGATGACAGTTACTTAGGGCACTTTTCCAAATTTATTCTATCGGGAATACCGTCCTCTTGTGATGACGATTTTACGGTGGCAATGATGTTCGACGGGAACCAACAATTGGCCTTTTGGAGACCCGGGGAACAAAAGTGGACTAAACCCGTGGTTGATTTTGACATTAATTGGATGTTGGATACCTGTTTTTTTTATGGAGAATTTTATGCCATTGATCATTTTGGAAAGGTCATGGCTTTTGGAAGTCAGATCTCAAACCGCCAACCGCGAATCGTTGTAGACTTAATAGATCAAGGTGTTCTATTCAAACAAACTAATGGCATGTTTTACCTAGTCCAAGTGGAAAGCAAATTATTGGTGGTACATAGGCATCATTTGTTACTTGATAATCATGAGAGAAATCCGGAGAACACAAATGAGGTGTGTTGGACTATATGTTTTGAGGTTTTTGAGTTGAATGTTGACAATGGCAAACTCAAATCAGTTGAGGGTGTCGGCAATCAAGCTATTTTTATAggtctaaactctactttttcAGTTGAAGCATCGTCGGGTAAACGTGGTTGTAAACCTAATTGTATTTATTTTATCGATGATAATACTGAGTATTTTCAAGAAGATGCTGTTCTTATGGGAGGAGGAATCGATATGGGAATTTACAGCTTAGATGAAGGAAAACTCATTGAACGATTTTATGAAGGTCCGTCACAGTTTTGTTTCACCACTCCACCTATATGGGTGGAACGACGTGGGAACATCTAA
- the LOC110778412 gene encoding alpha/beta hydrolase domain-containing protein VTE7 has product MVAASYSTMQYLKGFKNSKMILRVRADQEFPSFLPKQIQKIKDPFARNLAFRIERLPVQVSFSDTCIMSSCIRPSIQGNTNPVVLLHGFDSSCLEWRCVYPLLEEAGAECWAVDILGWGFSNLEQLPPCDVESKRDHLYKFWKLYIKRPVVLVGPSLGAAIAIDFAVNHPESVSKLVLIDASVYSEGIGGIARLPIIIANAGLALLKSIPLRLYVNKLVFKNIPLSTSFDWMKIGRLHCLLPWWRDATLSFMASGGYNVTSLIKQVRQRALIIWGEDDQIIRYKLAHRLYGELQDAILRPIPDCGHVPHVEKPSAVAKLILKFVQDDY; this is encoded by the exons atggtaGCAGCAAGCTATTCAACAATGCAATACCTGAAAGGGTTCAAAAACAGTAAAATGATACTGAGAGTGAGAGCAGATCAAGAATTTCCATCATTTTTACCCAAACAAATCCAGAAAATCAAAGACCCTTTTGCCAGAAACTTGGCTTTCAGAATTGAACGTTTACCTGTTCAG GTTTCGTTCTCAGACACGTGCATCATGAGTAGCTGCATAAGGCCATCTATTCAAGGTAACACCAACCCAGTCGTTCTCTTACATGGGTTTGACAG TTCTTGTTTAGAATGGAGATGTGTTTACCCATTACTCGAAGAAGCTGGCGCTGAGTGTTGGGCTGTTGATATTCTTGGTTGGGGTTTTTCCAACTTAG AACAGCTTCCACCTTGTGATGTGGAATCTAAGCGTGATCATCTGTACAAG TTCTGGAAATTGTATATCAAAAGGCCTGTAGTACTCGTGGGACCAAGTCTAGGGGCTGCTATCGCAATTGACTTTGCAGTGAACCATCCCGAGAGT GTCAGTAAATTGGTTCTGATTGACGCAAGTGTGTATTCAGAAGGTATAGGTGGAATTGCACGACTGCCCATTATAATTGCTAATGCTGGT CTAGCATTATTAAAAAGCATACCACTGCGGCTGTATGTGAATAAGTTGGTGTTTAAGAATATACCATTGAGTACCAGCTTTGATTGGATGAAA ATAGGTCGATTACATTGCCTTTTGCCTTGGTGGAGGGATGCAACGCTTAGTTTCATGGCAAGTGGAGGTTACAATGTTACTTCCCTGATAAAACAG GTCAGACAACGGGCACTTATCATCTGGGGCGAGGATGATCAGATCATAAGGTACAAGCTTGCACAT AGGCTGTATGGTGAGCTGCAAGATGCCATTCTGCGCCCTATACCAGATTGTGGACATGTCCCTCATGTAGAAAAGCCATCTGCCGTTGCAAAGTTGATCCTCAAATTTGTTCAAGATGACTACTAG